In Hahella sp. HNIBRBA332, the genomic window GCAGCCGATAGAGGCTTTCCGGTTCGCCGGTAAAGCGCGCGATATTGCGCTGCCAGGCGAGCAGATCCAGCACGCCCAGGGCGCAGGTTTCCGCGTCGGTCTGACGCAGCGGCCAGCGCAGCCAGTGTTCCACCCGCTCCCAGTAACGGCGGGCGGCGCGGGCCAGCTTGGCCAGCTGCTCCCCGCCCAGCCAAAACGGCAATTTAATCTCGATCATGGCAGGGTCACCGTCAGCGACTTCAACCGGGGAATGTCCATCTGGCTGGTGATATCGCTCGTTTTAAAATCAATGGACGCCAGCGCCGGAAACGCCGTGTGTAGCTCCTGCGCCAGGCGGCTGAAGGAAAACCGGCTAAACGGAAAGGTCCGCGTCGGCTGGTAGTCCTGATTCTCCCGAAACGCGGCCCGGATAAACTGCGTCACCGCCAGCCTTAACTGCTCCCGCGCGGCGGCGTCCAGATGACTGACCGCCCACAGATCCGCGCTGACGTCGTGCAGGGTTTCCGGCATGGCGAACACTTGCAGATCATCGCCGTGGCCGTGGTTGCCCTCGTCAGAGATCCGCGCCTGGATGCGCGCCAAAAAGGCCGCGTCGGGCGTGCCGGTTTCAAACAAGATAAAGGCGTTGGCCGTGCCGGGACCGCGCGGCGCTTCATGCTCAAAAAACACGTTGTCCACGCTGACGCCGTCGAAACTGGCGATGATCGCCGTATACACCGCGTCGGTGTGCCATTGGTTCACCGCGCTGAACTGGTTGCGCACCCGCAGGCGCAAGGCGTCGTCGGTCTCGCGATCCGCGCCTGGATGCAACAGCCAGTTGTCCAGATTGGTGACCATCACCCCGGGGATGGGGTTCGGCGTCACCGCGTAATAGCCCGCCGCCAGGTTGTAACCGCTGCCCGTGTCCGCCGCTTCCACTTCCACCAGCAAGTGGGCTTCGCCGTCTTTAAAGCGTTGCGCTCGGGTGGTCTGTAGACGATAGATGCGCCCGTTAATGCTCGCGCTTTGAATCCAGGTTCCCGCCGCGATTTCCAACTCGCCCGACAAATCGCCCCGAGTGAACTGCACGCGCCCGCGCGCCTTGGCCGCCTGCTTGCGCTCCACCGCCACGCCCCAGGCCAGCAGATCCAGGGCGGAGCCGCTGGCGGTCTTCACGAACATTTGCGGCAGCACACCAGTAATCAGCAGATCCACCAGCCATAGCACGGGCTTGGTCACCAGCGCCGACACGATGCGCCACCAGGGCGAATACTCGCTGTTGTTGTTGAACGCCACGCCTTGGGCGGCGACTTCGTTTTCCCAGACGGTTCTTAGTTCCGCCTCGGTGGTCGGAATGCCCGCCTCTTTGACCAGGCGCGCAAAGTCCGCGTGGTGATCGTTCATAGATAAAACTCGATGTGTCCGTATTTCAGGGTTTTGGCGGTGATATAAACCGTTTCCAGATCCGTGCGCGTAACCTTGGCCGTGCCAGGCGTAATGCGGGCGTCGTTCTCCACCCGGGTTTCGATGCGGCTCAGGTTCAACGCCACTTTTTCCGGGTTGCGCTCGCCGATCAGCTCCACCAGCAGACCGCTGTCGCGGATCATGTGTTTGATATCCTGGGCGATGGACGCGCGCCCGCTGATTTCCTGCGGCACGCCGATGGCGTCCAGGCTGATATCGTTGTTAACGATAAAAAGATCGATAAAGTCCGCCATGCATTACCCCGCCGCCATGCTCAGTTCGTCCGCCAGCATGAAGCCGTTTACCGGCCCGTTGGCGTTCACCTCCAGTTTCTCCACCGTGACGCCCCGGTTATTAG contains:
- a CDS encoding DUF2590 family protein, producing the protein MADFIDLFIVNNDISLDAIGVPQEISGRASIAQDIKHMIRDSGLLVELIGERNPEKVALNLSRIETRVENDARITPGTAKVTRTDLETVYITAKTLKYGHIEFYL
- a CDS encoding baseplate J/gp47 family protein translates to MNDHHADFARLVKEAGIPTTEAELRTVWENEVAAQGVAFNNNSEYSPWWRIVSALVTKPVLWLVDLLITGVLPQMFVKTASGSALDLLAWGVAVERKQAAKARGRVQFTRGDLSGELEIAAGTWIQSASINGRIYRLQTTRAQRFKDGEAHLLVEVEAADTGSGYNLAAGYYAVTPNPIPGVMVTNLDNWLLHPGADRETDDALRLRVRNQFSAVNQWHTDAVYTAIIASFDGVSVDNVFFEHEAPRGPGTANAFILFETGTPDAAFLARIQARISDEGNHGHGDDLQVFAMPETLHDVSADLWAVSHLDAAAREQLRLAVTQFIRAAFRENQDYQPTRTFPFSRFSFSRLAQELHTAFPALASIDFKTSDITSQMDIPRLKSLTVTLP